The following proteins come from a genomic window of Pichia kudriavzevii chromosome 1, complete sequence:
- a CDS encoding uncharacterized protein (PKUD0A10390; similar to Saccharomyces cerevisiae YML068W (ITT1); ancestral locus Anc_4.332), with product MLSPRIFFASEISVIYFNLLFFMILGCQFTCISPNSIGFLSPMPEDLDVNTFYDIRREEFEALHCIYPELKIDKDFTVCTIDIPIHLETPLTLRFQNKETSICNLPALHCRIELPYGYPEFDPPIVLFENINSWLDGKNVNRIYSELYKIWEGFKDAVIYSYLDYVRSESRFAFHLYLHGELVVSNEEDFRLLQYENYREKQRIFEQGTYTCDICQMEKKGDECSQFPYCAHVFCNICLKDYFTHIIERGEIENVHCPSFTCTKERNKAIIELTRKAEEGKIADFKEFDDEFFKLPVSPDLMRRFLLGETKEELIQRYMSLYEQTSMERYAKFFPNRVANCPRSFCATTFIKKDPDNKLAICPGCNFAFCSQCLHSWHGDINSCSIYKKKIPEDIILKWIDNNGQTPNKQTSEERETCSNIIYKYGKKIIELAASEYIAQVQFEELVKSGDADITQCPSCSTYIQRSDGCNKMTCSKCLVFFCNLCGDRLNRNDPYEHYNNPLNRCFGKLFQGMVPEEDG from the coding sequence ATGCTTTCCCCTAggattttctttgcttcAGAAATTTCAGTCATTTATTTTAAtctacttttttttatgatACTTGGTTGTCAATTCACATGCATATCTCCAAACAGTATAGGTTTCCTCTCACCGATGCCCGAGGATCTGGATGTAAACACTTTTTATGACATTCGAAGGGAAGAGTTTGAGGCTCTTCATTGTATATATCCGGAACTAAAAATTGACAAAGATTTCACGGTTTGCACTATCGATATACCCATCCATCTAGAGACTCCATTAACGTTgagatttcaaaataaagagaCCAGTATATGCAACCTACCTGCACTGCACTGTCGAATAGAACTTCCCTATGGATACCCGGAATTTGATCCACCtattgttttatttgagAATATCAATAGCTGGCTCGATGGGAAAAACGTGAATAGAATATACTCCGAATTGTACAAGATATGGGAAGGTTTCAAGGACGCTGTTATTTATTCATATTTAGATTATGTTAGGAGCGAAAGCAGATTTGCCTTTCATTTGTATCTACACGGGGAATTAGTTGtttcaaatgaagaagatttcCGGTTATTACAATATGAGAACTACAGGGAAAAGCAAAGGATATTTGAGCAAGGGACATATACGTGTGATATATGtcaaatggagaaaaaagGTGATGAGTGTAGTCAATTTCCTTACTGTGCTCATGTGTTTTGTAATATATGTTTGAAAGATTACTTCACGCATATCATCGAGAGAGGtgagattgaaaatgtgCATTGCCCATCGTTTACATGCACCAAAGAAAGGAATAAGGCTATCATTGAACTGACAAGGAAAGCCGAAGAGGGGAAAATTGCGgatttcaaagagtttgatgatgagtttttcaaattaccTGTTTCTCCTGACCTAATGAGAAGGTTCCTTTTGGGAGAAACCAAAGAGGAACTGATACAACGGTACATGTCACTGTATGAACAAACCTCAATGGAAAGGTATGCAAAATTTTTCCCCAATAGAGTGGCCAATTGCCCGAGATCATTTTGTGCCACTACATTCATCAAGAAAGATCCTGATAACAAGCTGGCAATTTGCCCCGGGTGCAATTTTGCATTTTGTTCCCAATGTCTCCATTCTTGGCATGGTGATATCAACTCATGTTCCATatacaagaagaaaataccaGAGGATATTATATTAAAATGGATCGATAACAATGGACAAACCCCCAACAAGCAGACAAGTGAGGAAAGAGAGACATGTTCTAATATCATATACAAATATGGCAAGAAAATAATTGAGTTAGCAGCTAGCGAGTACATTGCACAAGTTCAGTTTGAGGAGTTGGTCAAATCCGGAGATGCAGACATTACCCAGTGTCCCAGTTGTAGCACCTACATTCAAAGATCTGATGGATGCAACAAGATGACGTGTTCTAAGTGCcttgtgtttttttgtAACTTATGTGGTGACAGATTGAATAGAAACGATCCATATGAACATTACAACAATCCGCTGAATCGATGCTTTGGCAAGCTGTTCCAAGGAATGGTACCTGAGGAAGATGGTTAA
- a CDS encoding uncharacterized protein (PKUD0A10400; similar to Saccharomyces cerevisiae YHR150W (PEX28); ancestral locus Anc_5.103) codes for MNMGKKKTVHVLSVNVDDSKFKYGDDQYRLDIKIKIMFGVRRDGKNAHNSHRRKVVKSISRLLISLVAHDDENLESFLEELEERGSSSEAKRGKHFIDRIMKSKILQKASSIETKEVNENVDKDKLSLPKLATNFQALAKKLNIINMLINEIHDIGKWKHADKTLTVLLLYTWMCIYPYFLLICPIVFAAGYMCYQYTYRHPLINKPSCSTRDKSLEKVWELGCGERLKQVRSERLPDRGLFGFLLDGSDEEEGMQANGDEERERFDEGDAREIFRDVEVSGMFEEYEKMIEKEGNERDGTRENTFGLEEHFESTYHNHILESLLEIQTLTGQILDSVERGERFIEECCSFQNEKVSTVLLYKLLLIVVIVFVLGDYINWKLITITLPWIVLGTIHPMGKVFFRLLTVKGGNNNSNHEGKKRKPYGEHVVEERHENNILDEYLESLVLIDESVTAREVYIYEIERLHPVKGYMAFGYSDTAFDKNDYVRRRREMPLMVSNIVDVQPPEGWVFLNGEEWRASSGGRWEYDVGTVMEPSVFRRRVWKRRVITTKF; via the coding sequence atgAACATgggcaaaaaaaaaactgttCATGTTTTATCAGTTAATGTTGACGATTCAAAGTTCAAGTATGGGGATGACCAATATCGATTAGacatcaaaataaagataaTGTTTGGGGTGAGAAGGGATGGAAAGAATGCTCACAACAGTCATAGACGAAAGGTGGTGAAATCGATTTCTAGACTATTGATATCACTGGTTGCACACGATGATGAGAATTTAGAGTCCTTTTTGGAAGAGCTCGAAGAAAGGGGGAGCTCCTCGGAGGCGAAACGGGGGAAACATTTTATAGATCGGATAATGAAGAGTAAGATACTTCAAAAAGCTAGCTCAATTGAGACTAAAGaagtcaatgaaaatgttgataaGGATAAATTGTCATTACCTAAATTAGCAACGAATTTCCAGGCATTGGcgaagaagttgaatatAATTAACATGCTGATCAATGAGATACATGATATTGGCAAATGGAAGCATGCCGATAAGACCTTGACTGTCTTGTTACTATACACGTGGATGTGTATATATCCATATTTTCTCCTTATCTGCCCGATAGTATTTGCGGCGGGGTACATGTGTTACCAATACACATACAGGCATCCGTTAATTAACAAGCCCAGCTGTTCAACCAGGGATAAGAGCCTGGAGAAGGTTTGGGAATTAGGATGTGGAGAAAGATTGAAGCAAGTAAGGAGTGAGAGACTCCCTGATAGGGGGTTATTTGGGTTTCTGCTAGATGGTTCGGACGAGGAGGAAGGGATGCAAGCAAACGGGGATGAGGAGAGGGAACGCTTTGACGAAGGAGATGCTAGAGAGATTTTTCGAGATGTAGAAGTCAGTGGGATGTTTGAGGAGTATGAGAAGATGATTGAAAAGGAGGGAAACGAAAGGGATGGGACAAGAGAGAATACCTTTGGTCTTGAGGAGCACTTTGAGTCCACTTACCACAACCACATACTCGAGAGTCTCTTAGAGATACAGACACTGACGGGGCAAATACTAGACAGTGTCGAAAGAGGTGAGAGGTTTATCGAGGAGTGTTGttcatttcaaaatgagAAGGTGAGTACGGTATTGTTGTACAAGTTGCTGCTTATAGTTGTCATTGTGTTTGTTCTGGGTGATTACATCAATTGGAAGCTGATTACGATTACGTTACCATGGATTGTGCTTGGGACGATACATCCAATGGGGAAGGTGTTTTTTCGATTGCTTACTGTAAAGGGCggcaacaacaacagcaatCACGAGgggaagaagaggaaaccCTACGGAGAGCATGTGGTTGAGGAGAGACATGAGAATAATATCCTTGATGAATACCTGGAAAGTCTGGTCCTCATTGATGAGTCTGTTACTGCACGAGAAGTTTATATCTACGAGATTGAGAGGCTCCATCCCGTCAAGGGGTACATGGCGTTTGGATATAGTGACACGGCGTTTGACAAGAACGACTACGTACGCAGACGGCGGGAGATGCCCCTAATGGTCAGCAATATAGTGGACGTGCAGCCACCTGAGGGATGGGTGTTCCTCAATGGTGAAGAATGGAGGGCTAGTTCTGGTGGGAGATGGGAGTACGATGTGGGCACCGTTATGGAACCATCGGTGTTTAGAAGACGGGTTTGGAAACGAAGGGTCATTACTACAAAGTTTTAA
- a CDS encoding uncharacterized protein (PKUD0A10405) gives MTPNNNFSISKRNPSNQRGFPQPQLSSNLFQVHYFPPLNNNNYMNPDHTIVNTPFILRSSSSHPNNHTNRITYYSTSKGSHCKQNSGIIQPNTNINHTNGTDNINSTITLPDNSSSQSQVYSNYSTGLNGCSGIYDLRPKPSNLNSTTVSSSLVPSTSSSVLDNNFHLPSQRQISFDNTSDLSLIKKRKRKKAEEVHRYYRCNFQNCDKAYGTLNHLNTHISIQKHGPKRMPQEFATLRKQLRDKRRKHKLESSVCAAEKQFKPVRSLLLVPKKVNSTPYPSTNYIVTSNQNLSSSTGNLNSQLSSQRTNENVYLKLNNQPWESSNTDLNCHYYPLNAVTSFTLSSNSDYNFNSSLNSNQGLVFNSNFNFTPNYHSHSESTVMDLQQKSFQCSPKNKTSHVYALSSQTNPHPPFINLQKTTF, from the coding sequence ATGACTCCAAATAataacttttcaatttcgaAAAGGAATCCTTCCAATCAACGGGGGTTCCCACAACCACAATTAAGCTCAAACTTGTTTCAAGTCCATTATTTTCCTCCTctaaataataataactaCATGAATCCCGATCATACAATTGTTAATACGCCATTTATTCTGAGAAGCTCCTCATCTCATCCTAATAATCATACAAACAGAATTACTTAttattcaacttcaaaaggTTCTCATTGTAAACAAAATTCAGGTATTATACAACCAAATACTAATATTAACCATACTAACGGTACTGATAATATTAATAGCACAATCACACTCCCAGATAATTCTTCTTCCCAATCACAAGTCTATTCCAATTATTCAACTGGATTGAATGGTTGCTCCGGGATCTACGATTTAAGGCCCAAACCgtcaaatttgaattcaaccacagtttcatcttcattggtaccatcaacatcaagTTCAGTCTTGGATAATAACTTCCATTTACCTTCCCAAAGGCAAATCTCTTTTGATAATACTTCAGATTTGTCTCTCattaagaaaagaaaaagaaagaaagcAGAAGAAGTGCATCGATACTATCGATgcaactttcaaaattgtGACAAAGCTTATGGTACATTGAACCATTTGAATACCCACATATCAATCCAAAAACATGGTCCAAAGAGAATGCCCCAAGAATTTGCCACTCTCAGGAAGCAACTAAGGGATAAAAGGAGGAAACATAAACTAGAATCTTCAGTTTGTGCTGCTGAAAAGCAATTTAAACCAGTTCGCTCTTTATTGTTAGTTCCAAAAAAAGTGAATTCTACTCCTTAtccttcaacaaattaCATTGTTacttcaaatcaaaatttgtCTTCGTCAACGGGGAATTTAAATTCCCAACTCTCATCTCAAagaacaaatgaaaatgtttACCTGAAACTGAATAATCAGCCATGGGAATCCTCAAATACTGATTTAAATTGTCATTATTATCCTCTTAATGCCGTTACATCATTCACTTTGAGTTCAAACTCAGATTATAATTTTAATTCTAGCTTGAACTCAAACCAAGGGttagttttcaattcaaattttaACTTCACTCCCAATTATCATTCTCATTCAGAATCAACGGTAATGGATCTCCAacaaaaaagttttcagtGTTCTCCAAAGAATAAAACTTCCCACGTTTATGCTTTATCTTCACAAACAAACCCTCATCCAccatttatcaatttgCAAAAGACCACATTCTAA
- a CDS encoding uncharacterized protein (PKUD0A10410; Pfam Domains: ATP_bind_3(1.2e-49)): MTISEKVFTKFKVSMKQIVTTLKQSNNTFTRNPRISIALSGGVDSIVLLDLLLKYRERYLRGLTIHAITIDHGLRRESANEALLLNDILLTKNKLPIIHQILKINETISESQIERHARELRYKLMYQYCSSSKIPFLFMGHHLDDQMETFMIRLQSNSTLFGLMGMKMVTPANLRDTHKIDLIRPLLNIRKNEIYSYAKENQLKWFEDYTNDDVTLTRRNRIRSYLRQNEANCDTLIQLHEKTVKLMNESIYKKLNDLKHSDNFQIKSDFIERYYSKSIKIKIPEGYEFTTVDYLLLDRFLYNESWTVSPSATFHYNFTKFDNKYSTIEPCNSCHSLIEDMLQSRRGKRTLSGCLFQWELDRDGYLSVEIFREPPHRNSINNATVYNIKSFPYFYDNRFFIKPLNPHVPFSYDIQPLTRSNSKKLVHEVDDLNKLIAVSAPVISSKSTSDGVALLVEAGFEVVPKREIAA; this comes from the coding sequence ATGACGATATCGGAGAAAGTTTTTACCAAATTCAAGGTTTCAATGAAACAAATCGTTACAACATTGAAACAATCGAACAATACCTTTACTAGAAATCCACGAATATCGATTGCCTTGAGTGGTGGAGTTGACTCGATAGTCTTACTTGATTTACTACTAAAATATAGAGAGAGGTATCTGCGTGGATTGACCATCCATGCAATAACTATTGATCATGGACTTCGCAGGGAGAGTGCCAATGAGGCgctgttgttgaatgaTATCCTTTTGACAAAAAATAAGTTACCTATAATACAccaaatcttgaaaataaatgaaaCTATCAGTGAAAGCCAAATTGAGAGGCATGCAAGGGAACTGCGATACAAACTAATGTATCAATATTGTTCCTCCTCCAAAAtaccttttctttttatgGGACATCATTTAGATGATCAAATGGAGACTTTTATGATCAGGCTGCAGTCAAACTCGACTTTATTTGGATTGATGGGTATGAAGATGGTTACACCGGCTAATTTAAGGGATACTCATAAGATCGATCTGATCCGTCCACTGCTGAACATCaggaaaaatgaaatataTAGCTACGCAAAAGAGAACCAATTAAAATGGTTTGAGGATTACACCAATGATGATGTAACCTTAACTAGACGTAACAGAATAAGATCATACTTGAGACAGAATGAGGCCAACTGTGATACGCTTATTCAACTACATGAGAAAACGGTTAAGCTGATGAATGAAAGTATCTATAAGAAACTGAACGATTTAAAACATAGTgacaatttccaaattaaGAGTGATTTCATTGAGAGGTATTACTCCAAGagtatcaaaatcaagatACCTGAAGGCTACGAATTCACCACTGTTGATTATTTATTGTTGGATCGATTCTTGTACAACGAAAGTTGGACGGTGAGTCCAAGTGCTACTTTCCACTataattttacaaaatttgACAATAAATATTCTACAATCGAACCTTGCAATTCGTGCCATAGTTTGATTGAGGATATGCTTCAAAGTAGGCGGGGGAAGAGGACGTTATCAGGATGCTTGTTTCAATGGGAGCTGGATAGAGATGGGTATCTAAGTGTTGAAATCTTTAGGGAGCCACCCCATAGAAATAGTATTAACAATGCAACTGTTTATAACATAAAAAGCTTTCCCTATTTCTATGATAACCGGTTTTTTATTAAGCCACTAAACCCTCATGTCCCATTCAGTTACGATATTCAACCTTTGACTCGTTCGAATAGCAAAAAATTGGTTCATGAAGTCGACGATCTAAATAAACTGATTGCTGTCAGTGCCCCTGTTATTAGCAGTAAGAGTACAAGTGATGGTGTGGCGTTGTTGGTGGAGGCAGGATTTGAAGTTGTCCCGAAACGAGAAATAGCTGCTTGA
- a CDS encoding uncharacterized protein (PKUD0A10420; similar to Saccharomyces cerevisiae YML078W (CPR3); ancestral locus Anc_4.347): MFTAARRQFSSSSLRLSKVYFDVAIDGQKQPRLVFELFEKVVPKTAENFRALCTGEKGFGYKDSIFHRVIPGFMAQGGDITHHNGYGGKSIYGNKFEDENFELRHTKPGQLSMANAGPNTNGSQFFLTTVPCPWLDGHHVVFGEVVEGMDTLKTIEQNGSPSGQPKAEIKVVESGELKE; this comes from the coding sequence ATGTTCACTGCTGCAAGAAGACAattttcctcctcctcatTGAGACTGTCCAAGGTTTACTTTGACGTTGCAATCGACGGCCAAAAACAACCAAGGTTAGTTTTCGAACTCTTTGAAAAGGTTGTTCCAAAGACTGCTGAAAATTTCAGGGCACTATGTACCGGCGAAAAGGGTTTTGGATACAAGGACTCCATTTTCCATAGAGTCATTCCAGGTTTTATGGCCCAAGGTGGTGATATCACCCACCATAATGGTTACGGTGGTAAGTCCATCTATGGTaacaaatttgaagacGAGAACTTTGAATTAAGACACACAAAACCAGGCCAATTATCCATGGCCAATGCAGGACCAAACACAAACGGGTCCCAATTCTTCCTCACCACTGTCCCATGCCCATGGTTAGATGGCCATCATGTTGTCTTTGgagaagttgttgaagGCATGGACACTTTGAAGACTATCGAGCAAAACGGATCCCCATCCGGCCAACCAAAGGCTGAAATTAAGGTTGTTGAGTCTGGCGAATTGAAGGAGTAA
- a CDS encoding uncharacterized protein (PKUD0A10430; Pfam Domains: PA(1.1e-09)|TFR_dimer(5.3e-06)): MLYPLLFSCCFSNTYREEIAMDSRNVRTLAPVLTILNPSSVSLDSTFESDTDDIRPLLSPIVSEPDLETNPTTIERLMASPGDADDDLLLRSLRFASFSNTNLKADSRQSLKSSSRLSFKKYKDDPNRASSSSETARPYIFQINGSKIKSVSQSDMLHPNRNSSRVSLAESIASEIEYLRDLTISQLKRRRFFVVCMFSLVCMVIFNLIFMPRTTLNRDLRRLYGGFKTLDDISRIYLNQLYYNPTTSTYLRFYEENNHFPGENSRAWRKIMDDFSELETYTEDFDVFFGTPQNINIELLGDDWRVDLHSKKVSYVPYSANGQVTSKYVFVNYGLDDDYESLKDISLDNKIFIIRLKDIHPSLIVENAQKNGASGIIFYNDPSDDGKFREADGYTPYPKGKARSLEAINTWTSNFIYYQPGDPTTPGWSSSLFDGRRRLKFPSTIPKIPVIAMNHVHIHPILKKLNGIGPNLGWKGDLDYDYTPGPSQSQLKLTNEIEYSVKPIYNIVTEVPGMLGDEEIIIGASRDDLSGTGGLSSSQPALLEIARGFNELAKLGWKPMRTIKLISWDGSSLGMLGSSEHGEFHAQNIINNCIMYINLDNIHGTKLNIESNPLFEKAIKKLLDIVMDGSMTLKDVYGDDIKMISDKVTDYSIFENHLGIPSINVGFQRNPNKDPVSYQNSEFDDLDVLAMFDPSLKLHNVLAQLVGMFAIHISEHEIIDVTISPYLDLFNNKLDNALQRTPTDWLNRNMTFPFQYLTLGERVAELQTTMKKVVSLGKGFDNEIKLIRREIRQDLPWFKLYKKIRTAVKIKIINSKIKAFNRIFLTVNKNDNRISHRPWFRHLFFAPSMTNQGVQYLPGIHDALENSDFNYFEQTLIALQTSLDWLQRVL; this comes from the coding sequence ATGTTATATCCCTTACTGTTTTCTTGTTGCTTCTCAAATACATACCGAGAGGAGATAGCCATGGATAGCAGAAACGTTCGGACACTTGCTCCTGTTCTCACGATACTCAACCCATCGTCGGTGAGTTTGGACAGCACTTTTGAGAGTGATACCGATGATATTAGACCATTACTTTCACCCATTGTGTCAGAACCAGATCTAGAAACTAATCCGACTACAATAGAGCGGCTTATGGCTTCTCCAGGCGATGCAGACGATGACCTGCTTCTACGCTCTTTGAGATTTGCTAGTTTCTCAAATACCAACTTGAAGGCAGATTCCAGGcaatctttgaaatcgTCATCCAGGCtaagtttcaaaaaatataaagatGACCCTAACAGAGCCTCCTCTTCATCTGAAACTGCTAGACCATacattttccaaataaaCGGCTCTAAAATTAAGTCTGTATCGCAATCGGATATGTTGCATCCCAACAGAAATTCTAGTAGGGTCAGTCTGGCAGAATCGATAGCTTCGGagattgaatatttgagaGATTTGACTATTTCTCAGTTGAAGAGGCGGCGTTTCTTTGTCGTATGTATGTTTAGTTTGGTGTGTATGGTTATTTTTAACCTTATATTTATGCCAAGAACAACATTAAATCGAGACTTGAGAAGATTATATGGGGGTTTTAAAACTTTAGATGATATATCCCGTATTTACCTCAATCAACTATATTATAATCCAACCACAAGCACCTATTTGAGATtttatgaagaaaataaccACTTCCCAGGGGAAAATAGCAGGGCTTGGAGAAAGATTATGGACGATTTTTCCGAATTGGAAACATACACCGAAGATTTTGATGTATTCTTTGGTACCCCCCAGAATATAAACATCGAACTTTTGGGTGATGATTGGAGGGTAGATCTTCACTCAAAGAAAGTTTCATACGTTCCATATTCAGCGAATGGTCAAGTAACCTCAAAATATGTTTTTGTTAATTATGGTCTGgatgatgattatgaaTCTCTGAAAGATATTTCCTTAGACAATAAGATTTTTATTATTCGATTAAAAGATATACATCCAAGTTTAATTGTTGAAAACGCTCAAAAGAACGGTGCAAGTGGTATTATATTTTACAATGACCCCTCTGATGACGGCAAATTTAGAGAAGCTGATGGTTACACCCCATACCCTAAAGGAAAGGCAAGAAGTTTGGAAGCAATAAACACTTGGACTTCcaattttatatattaCCAACCTGGTGATCCAACAACCCCTGGTTGGTCATCATCTCTATTTGATGGGCGTAGAAGACTCAAGTTTCCAAGTACTATACCAAAGATACCCGTTATTGCAATGAACCATGTACATATACATCCTATattaaagaaattgaatggGATAGGACCAAACCTAGGATGGAAGGGAGACTTGGATTATGACTACACTCCCGGACCAAGCCAAAGTCAACTTAAGCTAACCAACGAAATTGAATATTCAGTTAAGCCGATTTACAACATTGTGACTGAAGTACCAGGGATGCTAGGAGATGAGGAGATTATAATTGGTGCTTCGAGGGACGATTTGAGTGGCACTGGTGGCTTAAGCTCTTCACAGCCAGCTCTATTGGAGATAGCAAGGGGGTTCAATGAGCTTGCGAAACTAGGGTGGAAACCAATGAGGACTATTAAGCTGATTTCATGGGACGGATCCAGCTTGGGAATGCTAGGGTCATCTGAGCATGGTGAATTTCATGCGCAGAATATTATCAACAACTGCATTATGTATATTAACCTTGATAATATTCATGGCACGAAGTTAAATATTGAATCTAACCCATTATTTGAGAAGGCGATAAAGAAGTTATTAGACATTGTCATGGATGGGTCTATGACTTTAAAAGATGTCTATGGGGATGACATTAAGATGATCAGTGATAAAGTGACAGattattcaatttttgaGAATCATCTTGGTATACCGTCAATTAATGTTGGTTTCCAGCGCAATCCAAATAAAGATCCTGTTTCATACCAGAATTCAgagtttgatgatttggacGTTTTGGCAATGTTTGATCCATCACTAAAGCTGCATAATGTTTTGGCCCAATTGGTTGGAATGTTTGCCATTCATATCAGCGAGCACGAGATAATCGATGTGACAATATCGCCATACCTCGAtcttttcaacaacaagttgGACAATGCATTACAGAGGACCCCCACTGACTGGCTGAATAGGAATATGACTTTTCCATTCCAGTATTTGACGTTAGGTGAGCGGGTAGCAGAATTACAAACAACCATGAAGAAGGTGGTTTCGTTAGGTAAAGGTTTTGACAACGAGATTAAGTTGATCAGACGTGAAATAAGGCAGGACCTACCATGGTTTAAACTCTACAAAAAAATACGTACAGCCGTCAAAATTAAGATCATCAACAGCAAAATCAAGGCCTTCAACAGAATCTTCTTGACCGTCAATAAGAATGACAACAGAATTTCCCACCGTCCCTGGTTCCGGCACCTATTTTTCGCTCCTTCAATGACAAACCAAGGCGTACAGTACCTACCAGGCATTCACGATGCCTTGGAGAATTCTGATTTCAACTACTTTGAACAGACGTTGATTGCACTGCAAACTTCCCTTGATTGGCTTCAAAGAGTATTGTGA